A window of Accipiter gentilis chromosome 24, bAccGen1.1, whole genome shotgun sequence contains these coding sequences:
- the GLA gene encoding alpha-galactosidase A, with translation MAAARGALRWVLAAAAAALALDNGLALDNGLARTPPMGWLHWERFLCGTDCAADPRRCVSERLFVEMADVMVAEGWRDAGYEFVCIDDCWMAPTRDERGRLQADPKRFPSGIRRLADYVHSKGLKLGIYSDVGNKTCAGFPGSYNHYDLDAQTFASWGVDLLKFDGCNSGTLELLEEGYRHMSLALNKTGRSIVYSCEWPFYLRPLQQPNYTEIKQYCNHWRNFFDVYDSWSSIKSILDWTALHQDSIVKIAGPGGWNDPDMLVIGNFGLSWDQAVTQMAMWAIMAAPLFMSNDLRRISPEAKWLLQNKETIAINQDPLGKQGYQITKDKNFELWERPLAGQAYAVAVLNQQEIGGPQNFTFSLTFLGNGLACNPACSIRQILPASRDWGVYSWVSSLSVEVNPTGTVLLKVVAL, from the exons atggcggcggcgcggggggcgcTTCGCTGGgtcctggcggcggcggcggcggcgctggcgctGGACAACGGGCTGGCGCTGGACAACGGGCTAGCGCGGACGCCGCCGATGGGCTGGCTGCACTGGGAGCGCTTCCTCTGCGGCACCGACTGCGCCGCCGACCCGCGCCGCTGCGTCAG tGAGCGGCTTTTCGTGGAGATGGCCGACGTGATGGTTGCCGAGGGCTGGAGGGACGCAGGCTATGAGTTCGTTTGCATTGACGACTGCTGGATGGCCCCGACACGGGATGAACGCGGCAGGCTCCAGGCTGACCCAAAACGGTTCCCCAGCGGAATCCGCAGGCTGGCTGACTAT GTCCACTCCAAGGGGCTGAAGCTGGGAATCTACAGCGATGTTGGGAACAAGACATGTGCTGGCTTCCCTGGCAGTTACAACCACTACGACCTGGACGCCCAAACATTTGCCTCCTGGGGCGTGGACCTGCTGAAGTTTGACGGCTGCAACTCTGGCACGCTGGAGCTGCTGGAAGAAG GTTACAGGCACATGTCTCTGGCCCTGAACAAGACCGGAAGGAGCATCGTGTACTCTTGTGAGTGGCCTTTCTACTTGAGGCCCCTGCAGCAG CCCAATTACACGGAGATCAAACAGTACTGCAATCACTGGAGGAACTTTTTTGATGTCTATGATTCCTGGAGCAGCATCAAGAGTATCTTGGACTGGACAGCACTTCACCAGGACAGCATTGTGAAGATAGCTGGGCCAGGGGGCTGGAATGATCCTGACATG CTGGTGATTGGAAACTTTGGGCTGAGCTGGGACCAGGCGGTGACTCAGATGGCAATGTGGGCTATTATGGCAGCTCCCCTCTTCATGTCCAATGACCTGCGGCGCATTAGTCCTGAGGCTAAGTGGCTGCTCCAGAACAAAGAGACAATCGCCATCAACCAGGATCCGCTGGGCAAGCAGGGATACCAGATCACCAAG GACAAGAACTTTGAGCTGTGGGAGCGGCCCCTGGCTGGCCAAGCCTATGCCGTGGCAGTGCTGAACCAGCAGGAGATCGGGGGACCCCAGAACTTCACCTTCTCCCTCACCTTCCTTGGCAATGGGCTAGCCTGCAACCCAGCATGCTCCATCCGGCAGATCCTGCCAGCCAGCAGGGACTGGGGGGTTTACAGCTGGGTGTCCTCCCTGAGTGTGGAGGTGAACCCAACAGGCACTGTGTTGCTGAAAGTAGTGGCACTATAG
- the RPL36A gene encoding 60S ribosomal protein L36a: protein MEAPASRCHAPNRATLMGHAGAQGTATLVLPAVPLPTPRSAGTGLPWALCGPAHSPSPPAAAPYSRGPAVPAAPCPPERPGPAGRGGCGGGEAGRHGRTGPANPTLSVPLFLVSDSKAAAVFPPGGSQATSVGPPGLRPQPGPALHGGGRKAWTRGRDAGTGAQGRGWGRRPGREAGRGQRHVPAGCLPLLPASHSLLVPQTPYPSQPLALPRRVSPAPPLLRSPPRPPPGAAAPLSSHGEGALHAHRPTGPLALPAPSRSLWSPAPSCFRFRGAPSLRGAVDKMVNVPKTRRTYCKKCGKHQPHKVTQYKKGKDSLYAQGKRRYDRKQSGYGGQTKPIFRKKAKTTKKIVLRLECVEPNCRSKRMLAIKRCKHFELGGDKKRKGQVIQF, encoded by the exons ATGGAGGCTCCGGCCTCCCGCTGCCATGCCCCCAACCGTGCGACATTGATGGGCCATGCTGGCGCCCAGGGCACGGCCACCCTCGTGCTCCCTGCAGTGCCTCTCCCCACACCACGCAGTGCCGGGACGGGGCTCCCGTGGGCCCTCTGCGGCCCAGCGCACTCACcgagccctcccgccgccgctccgtACAGCCGGGGTCCTGCCGTGCCCGCTGCTCCGTGCCCGCCTGAGCGGCCCGGGCCGGCAGGTCGGGGTGGCTGTGGTGGCGGGGAGGCAGGGAGGCACGGAAGGACGGGGCCGGCCAACCCCACCCTTTCGGTTCCCCTTTTTTTGGTTTCTGActcaaaagcagcagctgtgtttCCTCCTGGAGGCAGCCAGGCCACCTCTGTGGGGCCGCCGGGGCTCCGGCCGCAGCCAGGGCCTGCCCTGCACGGAGGGGGACGGAAGGCCTGGACGCGGGGCCGGGACGCGGGGACCGGAGCgcagggccggggctggggccggcgtCCGGGCCGTGAGGCGGGCAGGGGGCAGCGCCACGTTCCCGctggctgcctgcccctgctccccgCGTCCCACTCCCTGCTCGTCCCACAGACCCCCTACCCCAGTCAACCCCTGGCACTCCCCCGCCGCGTATCCCCCGCACCCCCACTCCTCCgcagccccccgcgccccccgcccggggccgccgcaCCGCTCTCCTCCCACGGAGAGGGGGCGCTGCACGCCCACCGCCCGACGGGGCCGCTGGCCCTCCCTGCACCGTCCCGCTCTCTATGGTCCCCCGCTCCCAGCTGCTTCCGCTTCCGGGGCGCTCCTTCTCTTCGGGGGGCGGTCGACAAGATG GTGAACGTCCCGAAAACCCGTCGGACCTACTGCAAGAAATGCGGCAAGCATCAGCCGCACAAAGTCACCCAGTACAAGAAGGGGAAGGACTCCCTCTACGCCCAGG GAAAAAGACGCTACGATAGGAAGCAAAGTGGCTATGGGGGTCAGACAAAGCCCATCTTCCGTAAGAAG GCTAAGACCACGAAGAAGATTGTGCTGAGGCTGGAGTGTGTGGAGCCCAACTGCAGGTCCAAGAGGATGCTGGCGATTAAGAGGTGCAAGCACTTTGAACTGGGAGGAGACAAGAAGAGAAAG GGCCAGGTGATCCAGTTCTAA